One part of the Tachysurus fulvidraco isolate hzauxx_2018 chromosome 23, HZAU_PFXX_2.0, whole genome shotgun sequence genome encodes these proteins:
- the ormdl2 gene encoding ORM1-like protein 2 isoform X2: protein MNVGVAHSEVNPNTRVMNSRGIWLTYLLLTVVLHIVLLSIPFLSVPIVWTLTNVIHNLAMYVFLHTVKGTPFETPDQGKARLLTHWEQMDYGIQFTSSRKFLTISPIVL, encoded by the exons ATGAATGTGGGCGTCGCTCACAGCGAGGTGAACCCCAACACGAGGGTGATGAACAGCAGAGGGATTTGGCTCACTTACCTGCTGCTGACCGTCGTCCTACACATCGTCTTACTGAGCATCCCTTTCCTCAGCGTGCCGATCGTGTGGACCTTAACCAATGTCATTCACAATCTG GCCATGTACGTGTTCCTTCACACGGTAAAGGGCACTCCGTTTGAGACGCCAGACCAGGGAAAAGCCCGCTTGCTCACTCACTGGGAACAGATGGATTATGGCATCCAGTTCACATCATCAAGAAAATTCCTCACCATTTCACCCATAGTGCTGTGA
- the pan2 gene encoding PAN2-PAN3 deadenylation complex catalytic subunit PAN2 isoform X3 yields MGRYSSFQVHLADDIRHIQSMDTGVLFLTKSNLKCLTRGGLIMFDYPMEEGADMHSLLLTDNNTLLLGGLQNYVTEVDLNTVQETQKFTVEIPGVAIMRQSNRFFFCGHTSGKVSLRDLRTFKIEHEFDAYSGSLSDFDVHGNLLAACGFSSRGLNGLSCDRFLMVYDLRMMRAVTPLQVHVDPLFLRFIPTYTSRLAIISQTGQCQFCEPTGLASLADIFHVNTVGQLLMSFEVSSSKQALAFGDSGGCVHLWSSAPDVSFNDYSRETELALPCIVDSLPHLDWNHELVPLSLVPLPLTSTEPLLSDWLSNLVAPSPRRAPPVDPEILRTMKTVGFIGYAPNPRTRPRNQVPYKLKEVELEYDSYNQVPESPIGRDEEPHLYMVPKKYRKVTIKYSKLGLEDFDFKHYNRTLFAGLEPHIPNAYCNCMIQVLYLLEPIRCLVQNHLCQKEFCLACELGFLFHMLDLSRGDPCQASNFLRAFRTIPEASALGLILADSDEQTGKARLGHLIQSWNCFILTQLHQETQEQEGPQAYRGTSSTLGSSGESVIGRLFGCEVENSSLCRCGKETVRSSLTLLFTMHYPEQSSVEKVPEYDFAEILKKSICLEQSTQAWCENCEKYQPTVQTRNIRCLPDVLVINCEVNSVKEADFWKAQAEYSFNKALKKEAAEPPKPKEPLPTEWCLEDEAYSAEGLSFDTRAEDLKHVWIPQSLKMCIDKTHGLEVCSWNGTEELNPEEESEGAAVYDLVVTVPHILDPRTGGNLVAHIKVGETYHQRKEGVTHQQWYLFNDFLIEPVDKTEAAQFDLNWKVPAIIYYARRNYHTKYDLRIKNPIEANVLLTEASLARKQRKSHATFIPLMVSEMPQPGDLVGLDAEFVTLNQEEAELRSDGTKSTIKPSQMSVARITCVRGQGPNEGFPFIDDYISTQEQVVDYLTQYSGIKPGDLDAKISSKHLTTLKSTYLKLRFLIDTGVRFVGHGLQKDFRVINLLVPKDQVIDTVYLFHMPRKRMISLRFLAWYFLDLNIQGETHDSIEDARTALQLYRKYLELSRGGQEEFRKVLKGLYEKGRKQDWKVPESDCADNQGSPKGTAMFPSVLGL; encoded by the exons ATGGGACGTTACTCCTCGTTCCAAGTGCACCTAGCTGATGACATTCGCCATATTCAGAGCATGGATACTGGCGTCCTGTTCCTGACCAAGAGTAACCTCAAGTGCCTTACACGCGGAGGCCTCATCATGTTCGACTATCC AATGGAGGAGGGTGCTGACATGCACAGTTTGCTGCTCACTGACAATAACACGCTGCTGTTGGGAGGTTTGCAGAACTACGTGACCGAAGTGGATCTGAACACTGTGCAGGAAACACAGAAA TTCACCGTGGAGATCCCAGGTGTGGCCATCATGAGGCAGTCCAATCGCTTCTTCTTTTGTGGACATACGTCAGGAAAg GTGTCTCTGCGAGATCTCCGCACCTTTAAAATAGAGCATGAGTTTGATGCTTACTCGGGCAGCCTTTCTGATTTCGATGTGCACGGCAATCTGCTGGCAGCATGCGGATTCTCCAGCCGTGGCCTCAACGGCCTGTCCTGCGATCGCTTCCTGATGGTGTACGACCTCCGCATGATGCGAGCCGTTACCCCTCTGCAGGTGCACGTGGATCCGCTGTTCCTCCGCTTCATCCCGACCTACACCTCACGCCTGGCAATCATCTCCCAGACAG GTCAGTGTCAGTTCTGTGAGCCCACAGGTCTGGCCAGCCTGGCTGATATTTTTCACGTGAACACAGTAGGCCAGCTGCTAATGAGCTTCGAAGTGTCGAGCAGTAAGCAGGCGCTGGCGTTCGGAGACTCGGGCGGTTGCGTGCATCTGTGGTCCAGTGCACCCGACGTCTCCTTCAACGACTACTCCAGAGAGACGGAGCTGGCTCTTCCTTGCATTGTCGACTCGCTGCCTCATCTGGACTGGAACCATGAGCTGGTGCCACTTTCTCTGGTGCCCTTGCCACTGACCAGCACAGAGCCTTTACTCTCAGACTGGCTCAGTAACCTCGTCGCTCCAAGCCCAAG ACGTGCGCCTCCAGTTGACCCAGAGATTTTGAGGACGATGAAGACTGTCGGGTTTATTGGATATGCTCCCAACCCTCGCACACGGCCCAGAAATCAG GTTCCGTATAAGTTAAAGGAGGTAGAGCTGGAGTATGACAGCTATAACCAGGTCCCAGAGTCTCCGATCGGAAGAGATGAGGAGCCTCACTTATACATGGTGCCAAAGAAATACAGGAAG GTCACCATCAAATACTCCAAACTGGGACTGGAAGACTTTGACTTTAAGCATTACAACAGAACTCTGTTTGCTGGTTTGGAGCCACATATACCCAACGCTTACTGTAACTGCATGATCCAG GTGCTGTATTTACTGGAGCCGATCCGATGCCTGGTGCAGAATCACCTGTGTCAGAAGGAGTTCTGCTTGGCCTGTGAGCTCGGCTTCCTCTTTCACATGCTAGATCTGAGCAGAGGAGATCCCTGCCAG gccagTAATTTCTTGCGGGCCTTCCGGACTATTCCTGAGGCGTCAGCTCTTGGCTTGATCCTGGCTGATTCAGATGAGCAGACAGGGAAGGCCAGGCTGGGTCACTTAATCCAGAGCTGGAACTGCTTCATCCTCACACAGCTACACCAGGAAACCCAGGAGCAGGAAGGACCTCAGGCTTACAGAGGGACCAGTAG tacACTGGGTTCTTCAGGGGAGTCTGTGATTGGCAGGCTGTTTGGCTGCGAGGTGGAGAACAGCAGTCTCTGTCGCTGTGGGAAGGAGACGGTGCGCTCATCGCTCACTCTGCTCTTCACTATGCACTACCCTGAGCAGAGCTCCGTCG aaaaggtCCCTGAATATGATTTTGCTGAAATCCTGAAGAAGAGCATCTGTCTGGAGCAGAGCACACAGGCTTGGTGTGAAAACTGTGAAAAATATCAGCCCACA GTACAAACAAGGAACATCCGCTGTCTTCCTGACGTGTTGGTAATAAACTGTGAGGTGAACAGTGTGAAAGAAGCTGATTTCTGGAAAGCCCAAGCTGAG TACTCGTTCAACAAGGCACTGAAGAAAGAAGCCGCGGAGCCGCCAAAGCCCAAAGAGCCTCTTCCGACAGAGTGGTGCTTAGA GGATGAAGCCTACAGTGCGGAAGGTTTATCCTTCGACACCCGAGCAGAGGACCTGAAGCATGTGTGGATTCCACAGAGTCTAAAGATGTGCATTGATAAGACTCACGGTCTGGAGGTGTGCAGCTGGAACGGGACCGAAGAG tTAAATCCAGAGGAAGAGTCCGAAGGAGCTGCTGTTTACGACCTGGTGGTCACCGTGCCTCACATTCTTGATCCCCGAACAGGCGGAAACTTGGTGGCTCATATCAAAGTGGGAGAGACGTACCACCAGAGGAAagag GGCGTCACACATCAGCAATGGTATCTGTTTAACGACTTCCTGATTGAGCCCGTCGATAAG ACCGAAGCGGCTCAGTTTGATTTAAACTGGAAGGTCCCAGCCATCATTTACTATGCCAGGAGGAACTACCATACAAAATACGACCTGCGGA TTAAAAACCCAATCGAAGCCAACGTGCTGCTGACGGAAGCATCGCTGGCACGCAAACAGAGGAAGAGTCATGCCACCTTCATCCCTCTGATGGTGAGTGAGATGCCTCAGCCTGGAGACCTTGTGGGACTGGATGCAGAGTTTGTCACGCTCAATCAG GAAGAGGCGGAGCTACGAAGCGACGGCACCAAGTCCACCATAAAGCCGAGCCAGATGTCCGTGGCTCGTATTACTTGTGTTAGGGGACAAGGGCCCAACGAGGGGTTTCCTTTTATTGACGATTATATTTCAACACAGGAGCAG GTGGTCGATTACTTGACTCAGTACTCGGGAATCAAACCCGGTGACCTGGACGCCAAGATTTCTTCTAAGCACTTAACCACGCTTAAGTCTACTTACCTCAAACTCCGTTTCCTTATTGACACCGGAGTGCGTTTTGTTGGTCACGGTTTACAGAAGGACTTCCGAGTCATAAACCTTTTG GTCCCGAAAGACCAAGTGATTGATACAGTCTACCTCTTCCACATGCCCAGGAAAAGAATGATCTCTTTGCGTTTCCTTGCCTGGTATTTCCTGG ACTTAAACATTCAGGGCGAGACCCATGACAGTATAGAGGATGCACGCACCGCTCTGCAGCTGTACAGGAAGTACTTAGAGCTGAGCCGTGGGGGGCAGGAGGAGTTCCGGAAAGTACTGAAGGGCCTTTATGAAAAAGGACGAAAGCAAGACTGGAAAGTGCCAGAGTCGGACTGTGCAGACAACCAGGGAAGCCCCAAAG GTACTGCTATGTTTCCCTCGGTGCTCGGCTTATGA
- the pan2 gene encoding PAN2-PAN3 deadenylation complex catalytic subunit PAN2 isoform X2 — protein sequence MMNFDGLDPGLGEYAAALDSTLDPGLLQAVELDPDAMAVPVAEGMYSELHSVASEVGVPITATHFDLHEELLWIGNHRGHASSFFGPTMGRYSSFQVHLADDIRHIQSMDTGVLFLTKSNLKCLTRGGLIMFDYPMEEGADMHSLLLTDNNTLLLGGLQNYVTEVDLNTVQETQKFTVEIPGVAIMRQSNRFFFCGHTSGKVSLRDLRTFKIEHEFDAYSGSLSDFDVHGNLLAACGFSSRGLNGLSCDRFLMVYDLRMMRAVTPLQVHVDPLFLRFIPTYTSRLAIISQTGQCQFCEPTGLASLADIFHVNTVGQLLMSFEVSSSKQALAFGDSGGCVHLWSSAPDVSFNDYSRETELALPCIVDSLPHLDWNHELVPLSLVPLPLTSTEPLLSDWLSNLVAPSPRRAPPVDPEILRTMKTVGFIGYAPNPRTRPRNQVPYKLKEVELEYDSYNQVPESPIGRDEEPHLYMVPKKYRKVTIKYSKLGLEDFDFKHYNRTLFAGLEPHIPNAYCNCMIQVLYLLEPIRCLVQNHLCQKEFCLACELGFLFHMLDLSRGDPCQASNFLRAFRTIPEASALGLILADSDEQTGKARLGHLIQSWNCFILTQLHQETQEQEGPQAYRGTSSTLGSSGESVIGRLFGCEVENSSLCRCGKETVRSSLTLLFTMHYPEQSSVEKVPEYDFAEILKKSICLEQSTQAWCENCEKYQPTVQTRNIRCLPDVLVINCEVNSVKEADFWKAQAEYSFNKALKKEAAEPPKPKEPLPTEWDEAYSAEGLSFDTRAEDLKHVWIPQSLKMCIDKTHGLEVCSWNGTEELNPEEESEGAAVYDLVVTVPHILDPRTGGNLVAHIKVGETYHQRKEGVTHQQWYLFNDFLIEPVDKTEAAQFDLNWKVPAIIYYARRNYHTKYDLRIKNPIEANVLLTEASLARKQRKSHATFIPLMVSEMPQPGDLVGLDAEFVTLNQEEAELRSDGTKSTIKPSQMSVARITCVRGQGPNEGFPFIDDYISTQEQVVDYLTQYSGIKPGDLDAKISSKHLTTLKSTYLKLRFLIDTGVRFVGHGLQKDFRVINLLVPKDQVIDTVYLFHMPRKRMISLRFLAWYFLDLNIQGETHDSIEDARTALQLYRKYLELSRGGQEEFRKVLKGLYEKGRKQDWKVPESDCADNQGSPKGTAMFPSVLGL from the exons ATGATGAACTTTGACGGTCTGGACCCGGGACTGGGTGAGTACGCGGCCGCGCTGGACTCCACTCTGGACCCGGGACTGCTGCAGGCGGTGGAGTTGGACCCTGACGCTATGGCAGTGCCCGTGGCCGAGGGCATGTACTCCGAGCTGCATAGCGTGGCGTCCGAGGTCGGAGTTCCAATCACAGCGACTCACTTCGACCTGCACGAAGAGCTGTTGTGGATCGGAAACCACCGG GGGCACGCAAGCTCTTTTTTTGGGCCCACGATGGGACGTTACTCCTCGTTCCAAGTGCACCTAGCTGATGACATTCGCCATATTCAGAGCATGGATACTGGCGTCCTGTTCCTGACCAAGAGTAACCTCAAGTGCCTTACACGCGGAGGCCTCATCATGTTCGACTATCC AATGGAGGAGGGTGCTGACATGCACAGTTTGCTGCTCACTGACAATAACACGCTGCTGTTGGGAGGTTTGCAGAACTACGTGACCGAAGTGGATCTGAACACTGTGCAGGAAACACAGAAA TTCACCGTGGAGATCCCAGGTGTGGCCATCATGAGGCAGTCCAATCGCTTCTTCTTTTGTGGACATACGTCAGGAAAg GTGTCTCTGCGAGATCTCCGCACCTTTAAAATAGAGCATGAGTTTGATGCTTACTCGGGCAGCCTTTCTGATTTCGATGTGCACGGCAATCTGCTGGCAGCATGCGGATTCTCCAGCCGTGGCCTCAACGGCCTGTCCTGCGATCGCTTCCTGATGGTGTACGACCTCCGCATGATGCGAGCCGTTACCCCTCTGCAGGTGCACGTGGATCCGCTGTTCCTCCGCTTCATCCCGACCTACACCTCACGCCTGGCAATCATCTCCCAGACAG GTCAGTGTCAGTTCTGTGAGCCCACAGGTCTGGCCAGCCTGGCTGATATTTTTCACGTGAACACAGTAGGCCAGCTGCTAATGAGCTTCGAAGTGTCGAGCAGTAAGCAGGCGCTGGCGTTCGGAGACTCGGGCGGTTGCGTGCATCTGTGGTCCAGTGCACCCGACGTCTCCTTCAACGACTACTCCAGAGAGACGGAGCTGGCTCTTCCTTGCATTGTCGACTCGCTGCCTCATCTGGACTGGAACCATGAGCTGGTGCCACTTTCTCTGGTGCCCTTGCCACTGACCAGCACAGAGCCTTTACTCTCAGACTGGCTCAGTAACCTCGTCGCTCCAAGCCCAAG ACGTGCGCCTCCAGTTGACCCAGAGATTTTGAGGACGATGAAGACTGTCGGGTTTATTGGATATGCTCCCAACCCTCGCACACGGCCCAGAAATCAG GTTCCGTATAAGTTAAAGGAGGTAGAGCTGGAGTATGACAGCTATAACCAGGTCCCAGAGTCTCCGATCGGAAGAGATGAGGAGCCTCACTTATACATGGTGCCAAAGAAATACAGGAAG GTCACCATCAAATACTCCAAACTGGGACTGGAAGACTTTGACTTTAAGCATTACAACAGAACTCTGTTTGCTGGTTTGGAGCCACATATACCCAACGCTTACTGTAACTGCATGATCCAG GTGCTGTATTTACTGGAGCCGATCCGATGCCTGGTGCAGAATCACCTGTGTCAGAAGGAGTTCTGCTTGGCCTGTGAGCTCGGCTTCCTCTTTCACATGCTAGATCTGAGCAGAGGAGATCCCTGCCAG gccagTAATTTCTTGCGGGCCTTCCGGACTATTCCTGAGGCGTCAGCTCTTGGCTTGATCCTGGCTGATTCAGATGAGCAGACAGGGAAGGCCAGGCTGGGTCACTTAATCCAGAGCTGGAACTGCTTCATCCTCACACAGCTACACCAGGAAACCCAGGAGCAGGAAGGACCTCAGGCTTACAGAGGGACCAGTAG tacACTGGGTTCTTCAGGGGAGTCTGTGATTGGCAGGCTGTTTGGCTGCGAGGTGGAGAACAGCAGTCTCTGTCGCTGTGGGAAGGAGACGGTGCGCTCATCGCTCACTCTGCTCTTCACTATGCACTACCCTGAGCAGAGCTCCGTCG aaaaggtCCCTGAATATGATTTTGCTGAAATCCTGAAGAAGAGCATCTGTCTGGAGCAGAGCACACAGGCTTGGTGTGAAAACTGTGAAAAATATCAGCCCACA GTACAAACAAGGAACATCCGCTGTCTTCCTGACGTGTTGGTAATAAACTGTGAGGTGAACAGTGTGAAAGAAGCTGATTTCTGGAAAGCCCAAGCTGAG TACTCGTTCAACAAGGCACTGAAGAAAGAAGCCGCGGAGCCGCCAAAGCCCAAAGAGCCTCTTCCGACAGAGTG GGATGAAGCCTACAGTGCGGAAGGTTTATCCTTCGACACCCGAGCAGAGGACCTGAAGCATGTGTGGATTCCACAGAGTCTAAAGATGTGCATTGATAAGACTCACGGTCTGGAGGTGTGCAGCTGGAACGGGACCGAAGAG tTAAATCCAGAGGAAGAGTCCGAAGGAGCTGCTGTTTACGACCTGGTGGTCACCGTGCCTCACATTCTTGATCCCCGAACAGGCGGAAACTTGGTGGCTCATATCAAAGTGGGAGAGACGTACCACCAGAGGAAagag GGCGTCACACATCAGCAATGGTATCTGTTTAACGACTTCCTGATTGAGCCCGTCGATAAG ACCGAAGCGGCTCAGTTTGATTTAAACTGGAAGGTCCCAGCCATCATTTACTATGCCAGGAGGAACTACCATACAAAATACGACCTGCGGA TTAAAAACCCAATCGAAGCCAACGTGCTGCTGACGGAAGCATCGCTGGCACGCAAACAGAGGAAGAGTCATGCCACCTTCATCCCTCTGATGGTGAGTGAGATGCCTCAGCCTGGAGACCTTGTGGGACTGGATGCAGAGTTTGTCACGCTCAATCAG GAAGAGGCGGAGCTACGAAGCGACGGCACCAAGTCCACCATAAAGCCGAGCCAGATGTCCGTGGCTCGTATTACTTGTGTTAGGGGACAAGGGCCCAACGAGGGGTTTCCTTTTATTGACGATTATATTTCAACACAGGAGCAG GTGGTCGATTACTTGACTCAGTACTCGGGAATCAAACCCGGTGACCTGGACGCCAAGATTTCTTCTAAGCACTTAACCACGCTTAAGTCTACTTACCTCAAACTCCGTTTCCTTATTGACACCGGAGTGCGTTTTGTTGGTCACGGTTTACAGAAGGACTTCCGAGTCATAAACCTTTTG GTCCCGAAAGACCAAGTGATTGATACAGTCTACCTCTTCCACATGCCCAGGAAAAGAATGATCTCTTTGCGTTTCCTTGCCTGGTATTTCCTGG ACTTAAACATTCAGGGCGAGACCCATGACAGTATAGAGGATGCACGCACCGCTCTGCAGCTGTACAGGAAGTACTTAGAGCTGAGCCGTGGGGGGCAGGAGGAGTTCCGGAAAGTACTGAAGGGCCTTTATGAAAAAGGACGAAAGCAAGACTGGAAAGTGCCAGAGTCGGACTGTGCAGACAACCAGGGAAGCCCCAAAG GTACTGCTATGTTTCCCTCGGTGCTCGGCTTATGA
- the pan2 gene encoding PAN2-PAN3 deadenylation complex catalytic subunit PAN2 isoform X1, with amino-acid sequence MMNFDGLDPGLGEYAAALDSTLDPGLLQAVELDPDAMAVPVAEGMYSELHSVASEVGVPITATHFDLHEELLWIGNHRGHASSFFGPTMGRYSSFQVHLADDIRHIQSMDTGVLFLTKSNLKCLTRGGLIMFDYPMEEGADMHSLLLTDNNTLLLGGLQNYVTEVDLNTVQETQKFTVEIPGVAIMRQSNRFFFCGHTSGKVSLRDLRTFKIEHEFDAYSGSLSDFDVHGNLLAACGFSSRGLNGLSCDRFLMVYDLRMMRAVTPLQVHVDPLFLRFIPTYTSRLAIISQTGQCQFCEPTGLASLADIFHVNTVGQLLMSFEVSSSKQALAFGDSGGCVHLWSSAPDVSFNDYSRETELALPCIVDSLPHLDWNHELVPLSLVPLPLTSTEPLLSDWLSNLVAPSPRRAPPVDPEILRTMKTVGFIGYAPNPRTRPRNQVPYKLKEVELEYDSYNQVPESPIGRDEEPHLYMVPKKYRKVTIKYSKLGLEDFDFKHYNRTLFAGLEPHIPNAYCNCMIQVLYLLEPIRCLVQNHLCQKEFCLACELGFLFHMLDLSRGDPCQASNFLRAFRTIPEASALGLILADSDEQTGKARLGHLIQSWNCFILTQLHQETQEQEGPQAYRGTSSTLGSSGESVIGRLFGCEVENSSLCRCGKETVRSSLTLLFTMHYPEQSSVEKVPEYDFAEILKKSICLEQSTQAWCENCEKYQPTVQTRNIRCLPDVLVINCEVNSVKEADFWKAQAEYSFNKALKKEAAEPPKPKEPLPTEWCLEDEAYSAEGLSFDTRAEDLKHVWIPQSLKMCIDKTHGLEVCSWNGTEELNPEEESEGAAVYDLVVTVPHILDPRTGGNLVAHIKVGETYHQRKEGVTHQQWYLFNDFLIEPVDKTEAAQFDLNWKVPAIIYYARRNYHTKYDLRIKNPIEANVLLTEASLARKQRKSHATFIPLMVSEMPQPGDLVGLDAEFVTLNQEEAELRSDGTKSTIKPSQMSVARITCVRGQGPNEGFPFIDDYISTQEQVVDYLTQYSGIKPGDLDAKISSKHLTTLKSTYLKLRFLIDTGVRFVGHGLQKDFRVINLLVPKDQVIDTVYLFHMPRKRMISLRFLAWYFLDLNIQGETHDSIEDARTALQLYRKYLELSRGGQEEFRKVLKGLYEKGRKQDWKVPESDCADNQGSPKGTAMFPSVLGL; translated from the exons ATGATGAACTTTGACGGTCTGGACCCGGGACTGGGTGAGTACGCGGCCGCGCTGGACTCCACTCTGGACCCGGGACTGCTGCAGGCGGTGGAGTTGGACCCTGACGCTATGGCAGTGCCCGTGGCCGAGGGCATGTACTCCGAGCTGCATAGCGTGGCGTCCGAGGTCGGAGTTCCAATCACAGCGACTCACTTCGACCTGCACGAAGAGCTGTTGTGGATCGGAAACCACCGG GGGCACGCAAGCTCTTTTTTTGGGCCCACGATGGGACGTTACTCCTCGTTCCAAGTGCACCTAGCTGATGACATTCGCCATATTCAGAGCATGGATACTGGCGTCCTGTTCCTGACCAAGAGTAACCTCAAGTGCCTTACACGCGGAGGCCTCATCATGTTCGACTATCC AATGGAGGAGGGTGCTGACATGCACAGTTTGCTGCTCACTGACAATAACACGCTGCTGTTGGGAGGTTTGCAGAACTACGTGACCGAAGTGGATCTGAACACTGTGCAGGAAACACAGAAA TTCACCGTGGAGATCCCAGGTGTGGCCATCATGAGGCAGTCCAATCGCTTCTTCTTTTGTGGACATACGTCAGGAAAg GTGTCTCTGCGAGATCTCCGCACCTTTAAAATAGAGCATGAGTTTGATGCTTACTCGGGCAGCCTTTCTGATTTCGATGTGCACGGCAATCTGCTGGCAGCATGCGGATTCTCCAGCCGTGGCCTCAACGGCCTGTCCTGCGATCGCTTCCTGATGGTGTACGACCTCCGCATGATGCGAGCCGTTACCCCTCTGCAGGTGCACGTGGATCCGCTGTTCCTCCGCTTCATCCCGACCTACACCTCACGCCTGGCAATCATCTCCCAGACAG GTCAGTGTCAGTTCTGTGAGCCCACAGGTCTGGCCAGCCTGGCTGATATTTTTCACGTGAACACAGTAGGCCAGCTGCTAATGAGCTTCGAAGTGTCGAGCAGTAAGCAGGCGCTGGCGTTCGGAGACTCGGGCGGTTGCGTGCATCTGTGGTCCAGTGCACCCGACGTCTCCTTCAACGACTACTCCAGAGAGACGGAGCTGGCTCTTCCTTGCATTGTCGACTCGCTGCCTCATCTGGACTGGAACCATGAGCTGGTGCCACTTTCTCTGGTGCCCTTGCCACTGACCAGCACAGAGCCTTTACTCTCAGACTGGCTCAGTAACCTCGTCGCTCCAAGCCCAAG ACGTGCGCCTCCAGTTGACCCAGAGATTTTGAGGACGATGAAGACTGTCGGGTTTATTGGATATGCTCCCAACCCTCGCACACGGCCCAGAAATCAG GTTCCGTATAAGTTAAAGGAGGTAGAGCTGGAGTATGACAGCTATAACCAGGTCCCAGAGTCTCCGATCGGAAGAGATGAGGAGCCTCACTTATACATGGTGCCAAAGAAATACAGGAAG GTCACCATCAAATACTCCAAACTGGGACTGGAAGACTTTGACTTTAAGCATTACAACAGAACTCTGTTTGCTGGTTTGGAGCCACATATACCCAACGCTTACTGTAACTGCATGATCCAG GTGCTGTATTTACTGGAGCCGATCCGATGCCTGGTGCAGAATCACCTGTGTCAGAAGGAGTTCTGCTTGGCCTGTGAGCTCGGCTTCCTCTTTCACATGCTAGATCTGAGCAGAGGAGATCCCTGCCAG gccagTAATTTCTTGCGGGCCTTCCGGACTATTCCTGAGGCGTCAGCTCTTGGCTTGATCCTGGCTGATTCAGATGAGCAGACAGGGAAGGCCAGGCTGGGTCACTTAATCCAGAGCTGGAACTGCTTCATCCTCACACAGCTACACCAGGAAACCCAGGAGCAGGAAGGACCTCAGGCTTACAGAGGGACCAGTAG tacACTGGGTTCTTCAGGGGAGTCTGTGATTGGCAGGCTGTTTGGCTGCGAGGTGGAGAACAGCAGTCTCTGTCGCTGTGGGAAGGAGACGGTGCGCTCATCGCTCACTCTGCTCTTCACTATGCACTACCCTGAGCAGAGCTCCGTCG aaaaggtCCCTGAATATGATTTTGCTGAAATCCTGAAGAAGAGCATCTGTCTGGAGCAGAGCACACAGGCTTGGTGTGAAAACTGTGAAAAATATCAGCCCACA GTACAAACAAGGAACATCCGCTGTCTTCCTGACGTGTTGGTAATAAACTGTGAGGTGAACAGTGTGAAAGAAGCTGATTTCTGGAAAGCCCAAGCTGAG TACTCGTTCAACAAGGCACTGAAGAAAGAAGCCGCGGAGCCGCCAAAGCCCAAAGAGCCTCTTCCGACAGAGTGGTGCTTAGA GGATGAAGCCTACAGTGCGGAAGGTTTATCCTTCGACACCCGAGCAGAGGACCTGAAGCATGTGTGGATTCCACAGAGTCTAAAGATGTGCATTGATAAGACTCACGGTCTGGAGGTGTGCAGCTGGAACGGGACCGAAGAG tTAAATCCAGAGGAAGAGTCCGAAGGAGCTGCTGTTTACGACCTGGTGGTCACCGTGCCTCACATTCTTGATCCCCGAACAGGCGGAAACTTGGTGGCTCATATCAAAGTGGGAGAGACGTACCACCAGAGGAAagag GGCGTCACACATCAGCAATGGTATCTGTTTAACGACTTCCTGATTGAGCCCGTCGATAAG ACCGAAGCGGCTCAGTTTGATTTAAACTGGAAGGTCCCAGCCATCATTTACTATGCCAGGAGGAACTACCATACAAAATACGACCTGCGGA TTAAAAACCCAATCGAAGCCAACGTGCTGCTGACGGAAGCATCGCTGGCACGCAAACAGAGGAAGAGTCATGCCACCTTCATCCCTCTGATGGTGAGTGAGATGCCTCAGCCTGGAGACCTTGTGGGACTGGATGCAGAGTTTGTCACGCTCAATCAG GAAGAGGCGGAGCTACGAAGCGACGGCACCAAGTCCACCATAAAGCCGAGCCAGATGTCCGTGGCTCGTATTACTTGTGTTAGGGGACAAGGGCCCAACGAGGGGTTTCCTTTTATTGACGATTATATTTCAACACAGGAGCAG GTGGTCGATTACTTGACTCAGTACTCGGGAATCAAACCCGGTGACCTGGACGCCAAGATTTCTTCTAAGCACTTAACCACGCTTAAGTCTACTTACCTCAAACTCCGTTTCCTTATTGACACCGGAGTGCGTTTTGTTGGTCACGGTTTACAGAAGGACTTCCGAGTCATAAACCTTTTG GTCCCGAAAGACCAAGTGATTGATACAGTCTACCTCTTCCACATGCCCAGGAAAAGAATGATCTCTTTGCGTTTCCTTGCCTGGTATTTCCTGG ACTTAAACATTCAGGGCGAGACCCATGACAGTATAGAGGATGCACGCACCGCTCTGCAGCTGTACAGGAAGTACTTAGAGCTGAGCCGTGGGGGGCAGGAGGAGTTCCGGAAAGTACTGAAGGGCCTTTATGAAAAAGGACGAAAGCAAGACTGGAAAGTGCCAGAGTCGGACTGTGCAGACAACCAGGGAAGCCCCAAAG GTACTGCTATGTTTCCCTCGGTGCTCGGCTTATGA